AAAAAGACATGATCAGCAATAAAAGCCACGACATCAGCCTGCCTTTCAGTCCGAGCAGGATGGATACTCCAAGCGGAAATTCATAAGAACACAGCAGAACAGCCAGCACAACCGAAATGCTTTTCAGCCATTCCATATTGAAGGCGATAAGGTATTCGTCAACCTTTATCATGGTTCCCATCGGATCAACGGCCTTGACAAAGCCTGAAAAAATAAATGTCAATCCGATAATGATCTGGCTTATCGTTAAAATTATTCTACCTGTTTTCATTTTTTTCCTTGAGTTTTATCAGTGCAAAAAAAGCATAGTTTATCATATCGTACAAATTGGCTTCAAGTCCTTCAGAAACCAATGTTTTTCCTTGATTTACAAGTATTTGTCTTATGCGAAGAATACGGGCAAGAATCAGGTCGGTAAATGAAGTAATGTACATGTTTCGCCAGGCTTCTCCGTAGTCATGGTTTTTTTTCTTCATCAGCTCATGGGCTTCCCTGAGATAAAAGTCGTATCTGGTCAGTAATTCGTCAAATGTCTGAATATCAGTTCCTTGCTTTTTTATTTCCTGTTGAATCAGGGTAATAATACAGTAATTGATTATCCCGATATATTCCGTTGCGAGGTCGTCTTCCACCTGAGGAATGGTACCGTCTTCAATGTTCCTGATGCGGTCGGCCTTAATATAAATCTGGTCGATCAGACTGGGGATTCGCATGATTTTCCAGGAGTTCCCGTAATCTTTGTTTTTATTAATAAAAATTTTCCTTACGTTTGCCGCTTCAGTCTGATATTGTAAATTTGTTTTTTCCGACACAGGTTTAAATTTATGGAAGTGCAAAAAT
The Sphingobacteriales bacterium genome window above contains:
- a CDS encoding DUF1599 domain-containing protein — translated: MSEKTNLQYQTEAANVRKIFINKNKDYGNSWKIMRIPSLIDQIYIKADRIRNIEDGTIPQVEDDLATEYIGIINYCIITLIQQEIKKQGTDIQTFDELLTRYDFYLREAHELMKKKNHDYGEAWRNMYITSFTDLILARILRIRQILVNQGKTLVSEGLEANLYDMINYAFFALIKLKEKNENR